One part of the Denticeps clupeoides chromosome 8, fDenClu1.1, whole genome shotgun sequence genome encodes these proteins:
- the golga4 gene encoding golgin subfamily A member 4 isoform X3, with product MFKKLKQKINEEQSPQRNALSPQQAQLSSGERRRPDPPLHEDATSPPSDRELLAGMIAEPAFLSEYTIFALDHSKRPKTAQVASASSTIAAAGSPRGSINGDGSASPQRDETQSLTQKLQQRVSSVESLFRASGPVQGLFRSGSRDNLVRSSSRDSLNQLGENEAQAAPSYDPASDIESEAEDSAGSADVLTKEQLLHRLHRVEKSLGNYRAKYSELVTAYRTVQRDKEKTQAILSQSQDKALRRIGELREELQMDQQAKKHLQEEFDAALEEKDQMITVLQTQVALLKKRLPGVPGLAESPEDQAKQADETAETASAPQSPSKENSADAPVPSAEGSVDPARELEALRKRVRRQENLLQKCKETLHTNKERSSQLTSENEALQQQLQERLQELEKMKELHTTEKTKLITQLRDAKNLIEQLEQDKGMVIAETKRQMHETLEMKEEEIAQLRARIQQAVAQKEELQEQKEKSEKAAFEELERALSSAQRAEEARRQLQTQMEMQKSSEDKISELEHAHREALAIKEKELNSHINQAVEQCREELAQAAKEKDQQAALALEEAELQKAALLAEAEKKTKDLQLELETARTRILEIESSLTRSTQEESLSSELLAKIEEEKRKYESKLAALEEMQQLMLEQVKVELTEALNQQHCTTVEELKEKHRSDVECIVKEKEQQFHAHMEDMNLKMLEKLDVKQTEMEALSSELSELLNAKQLLEETLTAAEKSSSSDKEQFEVRLQEEQAKYQSDVESIKLQHQQSLVGVEKTLKEELNKLKVVLEEKEKEQEKYVQRETRLKEDTERALEERNVKLKEIEELKQDLLKLQSEKNGLVETSSRLSELSELLARSKSQVQTLEETLQKSQNECIQKGELLEQKLSDLEQVEKEMQKIKNDFSEREMAHTEELRKMQEAERKLRKQLDENSTSEKKAENLKKEMDGRLKAQDMKMERIKQKAKEMQEKFKKRLQENEDKYKSELAKKEEEIQQKDQQVKQKILEMSKENTEGISSALSELEINHKEKLEKICAEKRQEQENLTRTWQEKLSQQEEEMQEKHATVLQEKWQEMEEISQQLEASREENEKVVKDWRDLKEELAIRETTVLKLQAELKEAAVKLESLSQVEVLFKEQVESAEKNLNQALNERNMFQDQLSKAEEESREQLHVLSTKLEDTEKKLNVLEESRCNEGEALQQKLEEKAFELQAKEKEFQKQIHTIHTQLEHYCKVAQERVEGCTEDLCRNVEVRVRNLQERVLCNQKKISELKNIILTKTDRIGTLEERLQHTEEENHALRSSLGQMTLQMTENSEKYKALTAEQENLQKSSKGHSQTLSEKVHLIQQLTEENKSISENVKENVIHISNLESIINDLKTQLARSIADREEAISLLNQQHMADLSEYKQKAESDNGTIESLQARIEDLERQMAEKEELVKDLAASIDNQSISKSEMDQVLSEKERKVSALTSDLESCTRRANELEELLTLQTKECTQLRSDLQQHLSIKESERTELLQQVHKAQEHSSQSGNLVEETKRKVLDLEKEVELAKEVLERQRVEFEQEKAKVLQDKEEALKEAEEKLSTESSGKVAELKKKAEQKIGMIRKQLMAQIDEKERQTKNLQAQLTLVQQNREEKEQQMKGLEEKGRSLEEALSNLREDHEKQLQQARHDEQLERERSLESLRQSYEERISSLQGKESAQENHVAGSTEREEEVVLRLKEVQSQLDEVQQHNGNFQKEITRLKAELVEQTALVQELKNVQHKEAISEETEQVLVEMRVDSLENEPDRKCILKEYEQKLQAMNAKLEEKDSLLEAYKTSSQGDGNLRENQTGSLDELQAKLVQSESERHKLQKDFTRLQKDLRSLRKEHEQELEYLKKETAEESDKKLKLEVEDLEMKHNSIIKQMMREFNTQMALKEKELEAVVRETIEKAQCVEAELLGSHREEASELQKVIAQKEDDLSRTVQRYEQVLQSREEEMGTRVWEVQKELEALQQRSVIGPQGLEELKLQLAEKTTQLSEARLKEQEHRDRIISLEDKIKCGYKNSVVTHLGSSYREATRYGTDAFSEPTEFEYLRKVMYEYMMGRETKTMAKVITSVLKFTPDQAQKILDREDSRMVTWLR from the exons ATGTTCAAGAAGCTCAAGCAGAAGATAAACGAAGAGCAGTCGCCGCAGCGGAATGCCCTGTCACCACAGCAGGCCCAG CTGAGCTCGGGAGAGCGACGGAGACCCGACCCGCCTCTGCATGAAGACGCCACCTCCCCACCCAGTGACCGAGAG CTGCTGGCCGGGATGATAGCAGAACCTGCTTTTCTCTCTGAGTATACAATCTTTGCTCTGGACCATTCAAAACGACCCAAAACGGCTCAGGTGGCCAGCGCG AGTTCCACCATTGCAGCTGCAGGATCTCCCAGAGGAAGCATAAATGGAGATGGAAGTGCATCCCCTCAG AGAGACGAGACCCAGTCACTGACCCAGAAGCTGCAGCAAAGGGTGTCCTCTGTGGAGTCTCTGTTTCGGGCCTCCGGCCCGGTTCAGGGTCTGTTCCGTTCCGGTTCCCGAGACAACCTCGTGCGCAGCTCATCTCGCGACTCGCTCAATCAGCTTGGAGAGAATGAGGCTCAGGCGGCCCCCTCATACGACCCTGCGTCGGACATCGAGAGCGAGGCCGAGGACTCGGCTGGCAGTGCCGACGTCCTCACCAAGGAGCAGCTTCTCCATCGGCTCCACAGGGTGGAGAAGAGCCTGGGAAACTACAGAGCCAAATACTCAGAG TTGGTCACAGCCTACAGAACTGTGCAGAGAGATAAGGAGAAGACTCAG GCCATTCTCAGTCAAAGTCAAGACAAAGCGCTGCGGAGAATAGGAGAGCTGAGAGAG GAGCTGCAGATGGACCAGCAGGCCAAGAAGCACCTGCAGGAAGAGTTTGATGCTGCCTTGGAGGAGAAGGACCAGATGATCACTGTGCTGCAGACTCAG GTTGCTCTTTTGAAAAAGCGCCTTCCAGGCGTTCCAGGTCTTGCAGAATCTCCTGAAGACCAAGCCAAGCAAGCTGATGAAACCGCAGAGACCGCTTCTGCTCCTCAGAGTCCCTCTAAGGAAAATAGCGCTGATGCTCCAGTCCCCTCAGCAGAGGGCAGTGTGGATCCTGCACGGGAGCTGGAAGCGCTGCGCAAACGCGTGAGGAGGCAGGAGAACCTCCTTCAGAAGTGTAAGGAGACGTTGCACACGAACAAGGAGCGCAGCTCTCAGCTGACCAGCGAGAACGaggctctgcagcagcagcttcaggaGAGACTGCAGGAACTGGAGAAGATGAAG GAGCTTCACACTACAGAGAAGACAAAGCTGATCACACAGCTGCGAGATGCCAAGAATCTCATTGAACAGCTGGAACAGGACAAG GGCATGGTGATAGCTGAGACGAAGCGTCAGATGCACGAGACACtggagatgaaggaggaggagattGCTCAGCTGCGTGCTCGAATCCAACAGGCCGTCGCTCAGAaagaggagctgcaggagcagaAAGAGAAAAGCGAGAAAGCAG CTTTTGAGGAGCTGGAGCGGGCGCTGAGCTCAGCCCAGCGGGCAGAGGAAGCACGACGTCAACTCCAGACACAGATGGAGATGCAG AAATCTTCTGAGGACAAGATTTCAGAGTTGGAGCATGCTCACAGGGAGGCTCTGGCCATTAAAGAAAAGGAGCTGAATTCTCACATTAATCAAGCAGTG GAGCAGTGTCGAGAGGAGCTTGCTCAAGCAGCAAAAGAGAAGGACCAACAGGCTGCGCTGGCACTTGAAGAGGCTGAGCTACAGAAAGCAGCATTATTGGCAGAAGCAGAAAAGAAGACCAAGGATCTacagctggagctggagacgGCTAGAACT AGAATACTTGAAATTGAAAGCTCATTAACACGAAGCACTCAGGAAGAAAGCCTGTCAAGTGAGCTGTTGGCAAAGATtgaggaggagaaaagaaaatatgaaagcAAACTTGCAGCTCTTGAAGAGATGCAGCAGTTAATGTTAGAGCAGGTTAAAGTTGAGTTGACCGAAGCACTGAATCAGCAACACTGCACCACTGTAGAAGAACTCAAGGAGAAACATAGATCTGATGTGGAATGCATTGTAAAAGAGAAGGAGCAGCAGTTTCATGCACACATGGAGGATATGAATCTAAAGATGTTGGAGAAACTAGATGTAAAGCAAACTGAGATGGAAGCCCTTTCCTCTGAACTTTCTGAGCTTCTAAATGCAAAGCAGCTCCTTGAGGAGACATTGACAGCCGCTGAGAAGTCAAGCAGTTCTGACAAGGAACAGTTTGAAGTGAGACTCCAGGAAGAGCAGGCAAAGTATCAGTCTGATGTGGAAAGCATCAAGCTTCAACATCAGCAGTCCCTTGTAGGGGTTGAGAAGACGTTGAAGGAAGAGCTCAACAAATTAAAGGTTGTTCTGGAGGAGAAGGAAAAGGAACAAGAGAAATATGTCCAAAGGGAAACCAGGCTGAAAGAAGATACAGAGAGAGCCTTAGAGGAAAGGAATGTGAAACTTAAGGAAATTGAAGAGCTAAAGCAGGACCTACTGAAGCTCCAGTCTGAAAAGAATGGCTTAGTGGAGACCAGTTCTCGGTTAAGTGAGCTTTCCGAACTGCTAGCTCGCTCTAAAAGTCAGGTGCAGACATTAGAGGAGACCTTACAAAAATCTCAAAATGAGTGCATACAGAAAGGGGAATTGCTTGAGCAAAAGCTGTCAGATTTGGAGCAGGTGGAGAAAGAAATGCAGAAGATCAAGAACGACTTCTCTGAGAGAGAGATGGCCCATACTGAGGAGCTTAGGAAAATGCAAGAAGCTGAGAGAAAATTAAGGAAGCAGCTGGATGAAAACAGCACTAGTGAGAAGAAAGCTGAGAACTTGAAGAAAGAAATGGATGGTCGATTGAAAGCTCAAGACATGAAGATggaaagaataaaacagaaagccAAAGAAATGCaggaaaagttcaagaaaaGGCTTCAGGAGAATGAGGACAAATATAAATCAGAATTAGCAAAGAAGGAGGAAGAGATACAACAGAAGGACCAGCAGGTGAAACAGAAAATTCTTGAGATGTCCAAAGAAAATACAGAGGGCATTAGCAGTGCCTTATCAGAGTTAGAGATCAACCATAAAGAGAAACTAGAGAAAATCTGTGCGGAGAAGAGACAAGAACAGGAAAACTTGACACGGACCTGGCAGGAAAAACTGTCCcagcaggaagaggaaatgCAGGAGAAACATGCAACTGTACTGCAGGAAAAGTggcaggagatggaggagatctCCCAGCAACTAGAGGCCAGTAGAGAGGAAAATGAGAAAGTTGTGAAAGATTGGAGAGACCTGAAGGAAGAGCTAGCTATTAGAGAGACGACAGTTCTGAAACTGCAAGCAGAGCTGAAAGAAGCCGCTGTCAAACTCGAGAGTTTGTCCCAGGTAGAGGTTTTGTTCAAGGAGCAAGTAGAATCTGCAGAGAAGAATTTGAACCAGGCTCTCAATGAAAGGAACATGTTCCAGGACCAGCTCAGCAAGGCTGAGGAAGAAAGCAGAGAACAACTTCACGTACTGAGCACCAAGCTTGAAGACACAGAGAAGAAACTGAACGTTCTTGAGGAATCACGGTGTAATGAAGGTGAAGCCCTCCAacagaagctggaggagaaggcATTTGAGCTCCAAGCCAAGGAAAAGGAGTTTCAAAAGCAGATACATACAATTCACACACAGTTAGAGCATTATTGCAAGGTAGCGCAGGAGAGAGTTGAGGGATGCACAGAGGATCTGTGCAGAAACGTTGAAGTTCGAGTGAGGAACCTGCAAGAAAGGGTCTTGtgtaatcagaaaaaaatttcTGAGCTTAAAAACATAATCCTGACCAAGACGGACAGAATTGGCACTTTAGAGGAACGGCTTCAGCATACAGAAGAGGAGAATCATGCCTTAAGGAGCTCGCTCGGACAGATGACCCTTCAAATGACAGAAAATTCAGAAAAGTACAAAGCCTTAACAGCGGAGCAGGAGAACTTGCAGAAAAGCTCCAAGGGTCACTCTCAGACTCTGTCAGAAAAAGTCCATCTCATTCAGCAGCTCACTGAAGAGAACAAAAGCATCTCAgagaatgtaaaagaaaatgttatacATATCAGCAATTTAGAAAGCATCATAAACGACTTGAAGACTCAGTTAGCACGTAGCATAGCTGACCGGGAAGAAGCCATATCATTGCTGAATCAGCAGCACATGGCCGATCTGTCTGAGTATAAACAGAAGGCCGAGTCCGACAATGGCACCATAGAGTCTCTGCAGGCCAGAATAGAGGACCTGGAGAGGCAAATGGCCGAGAAAGAAGAGCTGGTGAAGGATCTCGCGGCCAGCATTGACAATCAGTCCATTAGCAAGTCCGAGATGGATCAGGTCCTTTCAGAGAAGGAGCGAAAGGTCAGCGCTCTGACCTCAGACCTTGAGAGCTGCACACGGAGAGCCAATGAGCTGGAGGAGCTATTGACGCTGCAGACAAAGGAGTGCACGCAGCTGAGGAGTGACTTGCAGCAGCACCTCAGTATCAAGGAAAGCGAGAGGACCGAGCTGCTGCAACAAGTGCACAAAGCTCAGGAGCATTCTTCTCAAAGTGGGAACCTAGTAGAGGAGACCAAGAGGAAGGTTCTGGATCTCGAGAAAGAAGTAGAACTTGCCAAAGAAGTGCTTGAGCGCCAGAGAGTAGAATTTGAGCAGGAAAAGGCAAAGGTCTTACAAGACAAGGAAGAAGCTCTGAAAGAGGCAGAGGAAAAGCTGTCCACGGAAAGCTCAGGGAAAGTAGCAGAGCTGAAGAAGAAAGCAGAGCAGAAAATTGGCATGATCAGGAAACAGCTGATGGCACAGATAGACGAGAAGGAACGACAAACCAAGAACCTGCAAGCACAGCTGACATTGGTTCAGCAGAACCGTGAAGAAAAGGAACAGCAAATGAAAGGTCTAGAGGAGAAGGGTAGGAGCCTGGAAGAGGCATTGAGCAACCTTAGAGAAGACCATGAAAAACAACTTCAGCAAGCGCGCCACGATGAGCAGCTTGAAAGGGAGCGCTCACTGGAGAGCTTGAGGCAAAGCTATGAAGAAAGGATATCTTCTCTCCAAGGGAAAGAATCTGCTCAGGAGAACCATGTGGCAGGaagtacagagagagaggaagaggtggTTTTGAGACTAAAAGAAGTCCAAAGCCAGCTTGATGAGGTACAACAGCACAATGGCAATTTCCAAAAGGAGATCACTCGTCTTAAGGCGGAACTAGTTGAGCAGACTGCATTGGTACAGGAATTGAAGAACGTTCAGCACAAGGAAGCCATTTCAGAGGAAACGGAACAAGTGCTGGTTGAAATGAGGGTTGACTCATTGGAGAATGAGCCTGATAGAAAGTGTATTCTGAAGGAGTACGAACAGAAACTTCAAGCGATGAATGCAAAACTGGAGGAGAAAGATAGCCTCCTTGAAGCCTACAAAACCTCTTCACAGGGAGATGGAAACCTTCGTGAGAATCAGACAGGGAGCTTGGATGAGCTGCAGGCCAAATTGGTGCAGTCAGAGAGCGAGAGGCACAAGCTTCAGAAGGACTTCACCAGGCTTCAGAAGGACCTCCGTTCACTGAGAAAAGAGCACGAGCAAGAGCTAGAATACCTTAAGAAGGAGACTGCCGAGGAGAGTGATAAGAAACTCAA GTTGGAAGTGGAGGACTTGGAAATGAAACACAATTCAATCATTAAGCAAATGATGAGGGAGTTCAACACACAAATGGCCTTAAAAGAGAAGGAGTTGGAAGCAGTGGTGCGAGAGACTATTG AAAAGGCACAGTGTGTGGAGGCCGAGCTCCTTGGCAGCCATCGGGAGGAAGCCAGTGAGCTACAGAAGGTGATTGCCCAGAAAGAAGATGATCTAAGCAGAACCGTTCAGCGGTACGAGCAGGTCCTGCAG AGTCGTGAAGAGGAGATGGGGACACGTGTGTGGGAGGTACAGAAAGAGCTGGAGGCGTTGCAGCAGCGGAGCGTCATTGGCCCTCAG ggtctTGAAGAGCTTAAG CTCCAGCTGGCAGAGAAGACCACACAGCTGAGTGAGGCACGGCTGAAGGAGCAGGAGCACCGTGACAGG